Part of the Salinimonas lutimaris genome, TACCAGCTCATCTTTCAGGCCATCTTTTTGCCAGTCGACCAGACAATCCTGGGCATCATGATGCATACCCTGTTCGATGAGCTGGTCCACATAGGCAGCCTGAAACGCAATATCATTGCGTTGCTTACGTGGCAGTTCCTGCCAGTATTGCTTAAGAGCATTGGCCCCTTGCTTACTAGCCACCTCGGCAAATTTACCCTTGGCGGCGCGCTGAGCCAGCGGCACCGCGTCTTTTTTCAGTACCCGGCGCCAGTGCGGTAGCTCATGCTGAATTTGTTGCCACTGACCGGTTTGCGCCAGACATTCCGCTTTAAGCGCCACTACGCTGCGGGCTTTGCTGTCTTCTTCACCTAACTGGTTCAGAGCTTCCAGCGCTTGCTGAGGTTTATTCTGAGCAACCAGCATACGCGCCTGCATGACCCGGGCAGCGACTCTGGCCTGCTCATAATCAGCTGCGTGATTAAGCAGCTGCTCGGTGCGTTCCCAGTTGCCCAGCTCGTTATTGACCTGCGCCTGCAGTAACAGGTTAGTGCCTTCAAACTCTCCGTCCAGTGCATGACCGAATGCTTTATTGGCTTCTTCCAGATTACCGGCGGCAAAAGCCTGTATGCCTTTGTAATAATAACGCTGGCGCTTACGTTTGCTGCGGCTGCCAAACCACTGGCGCGAACCGGTAAATACCCCTTTCAGCCAGCTGACAATACGCCATACGAACCACAGACCCAATAAGCCAAGTACAATGCAGATGACCAGACTGACCACCGTCATCTCGATCACCGTGGAGCCCATTGAAATCAGCACATAGCCTTTTTCACCAATGACCTGAGGCGCGACCAGCAAGGCCGCCAGGGCTGCTGCAATCAGCAGAATCAGTACAATCAATCGTCTCATAAACCGCCCGCTCCCTGATTACCAAACGCCCCCTCAACCCGCTTTTCAAGCAGGCGCTGAAGCGGGGCGGCACTACCCAGTTCGTCCGGCAGTTCCTGGCTCATATCCTGTTGTGCCAGCTGCTCCAGCGTTTGGGAAAATCCTCTTACTGCGGCATTTTCGCCGTCGAAATTCTGGGCAATCTGTTCCATAGCATGACGCAGTGATGCTTTGTACAACTCATCCTGTGCACCTGCCGCGGCTGACTGGGCCTGCATCAGCTGCAGTTTGAGCTGTTCGCGGTTAAGCCATTGTTCCTGCTGTGTCATTACCGGCTCAATGGGTTTTTCGGTGCGTGATACAGAAATAAAATCATCCACGATGTTGTCCCACACCCGGGCAAGGTTGGCTTGCCAGTCATCGACAGAATCGCTTAGTGCCTGAGACTCGCTGGCCTGTGGTTCTTCAAAGGTATCCAGCGCTAGCTTATCTACCTGTGCCAGCAGGGCTGACAGCTTCAAAGCCACTGAGGTACTGGAAACCTGATTGACCTGACGCAGTGCCTGAATATCTTTGGCAATTAATTCCCGGATAGGCAGCACTGATGGATCGGCCAGTTCAGACAAACGTGAATCTGCATTTTCGAGCAACATGACCGCAGTGCGTAAATCCTGTTCCAGCCAGACTTTACGACCGGCCATGCGTACCAGGTAATCAGCTTCAGCCAGTAGCCAGTCTGATGGCCGGCGACCTTCAATATTGTTTAGCTGAGACAGTGTTTGCTGGTTCTGGCGCTGCAACTGAGTCGTTTTATCGGCCAGCTGGCTGACCATATCAGCCAACTCCTGCCGACTGCGATCAAGCTGAGCCAGCTGCTGCTGTAACTGACCATTTTCCTGTTCAATTCTGGCCAGTTCAGTGGTCTGCTGTTCCTGCTGAGCCGTAAGCTGTGCGCTGTTATCCCCTTTTTTGTACCAGAGCCAGTAACCTGCCGCGCCAAGGGCAATAACCAGTAACAAGGTAATAAGCACCACAACCCATAACAGCGCATTGGATTTTTGTTTAGGTACAGGCGGCGGGGTTGCCGCTGCCTTAGGGGCCGAGCCGGTTGACTTACCCGATGCAGACGATGTTTTCTTTGCGGGTGCGGCGGCTTTTGTTGTCGCAGGCTTATCCGCTGATTGTTCGGTGGGTTGTTTATCGTTATCCGCCATTTTTACTCCCAGTTTTCCTTAATCCATTGGCTTAGCTGCGCGTCACTGGCCCCGTTCACCACGTTAACGGATTGCACGCCTTGTTGCCGGATATAGGTGGCAACCCGCTGGCTGACGGTCAGCCAGGGACGTGAACGTAACTGCGTGTTGTCCAGGTGGGTAAACAAGCGCTCAGACATTTCTTCACTTGTAGCGATAATGCCTTGTACGTCAGGCCATTGCCACTGGTTTGTTTGTTCTGTATGTGCCGGGTATGTCCGGCGATAGACCGCGACAGTGTTTACTCGTGCACCGCGCTCTGTCAGCTGCTCAGATAAAGTGGTTCGACCAGCTGCCCCTTTAATAATAACGATTTGTTTACGTTTTGCATCTTTTAACTGCGGTAACGCCAATAAACCTTCAGAGGTAGGGGTTTTGGGAACCACCGCATTCAGTCCCAGACTGGCCAGCGCGGTGGCAGTGCCGGTGCCTACAGCCAGAATGCTGATATGGCCGGACAGAGACTGCAACAAGGCAGCGCAGGCTTGTACAGCGTATTTGCTGGTAATGATCACCCGGTCCGGGGTGTAATTATGCAAATAGACGGCAAGCTCAGACACTCCACCGGCGACGATTTCAATATCAATCAGTCCCAGTACGCACACATTAAGGCCCTGGCGGGCAAAAGCAGCCTGGCTGGCCCAGATCCCCGGGATAGGGCGGGTTAGCAGATACACATCAGATTACTCATACAAAGATGCCAGGATCTCGCCGGCACCCTGTTCAAGCAGATTATCCGCCACTTCGACCCCTAATTCTGCCGCGCGCGACGCATCTCCGGTGGCCGAGGCATACAGCAGCACACTGCCATCTGGCTGACCTACCATACCGGTGATGGTAATGACGCCATTATCCAGTGTGGCAAAACTACCAATAGGCACCTGACAGCCGCCTTCCAGACGCGCATTCATAGCCCGCTCGGCGGTAACCCGACAATGAGTGTGCGGGTCGTTCAGGGCGCTGAGCAGCTCAATCAGCTCAGCATCGTCATTGCGACATTCTATGCCCACCGCACCTTGTCCAACCGCAGGCAGCGACACCTCCGGCGGTAACTGCTGCACAATGCGATCCTGCATGCCCAGACGAATCAGACCTGCAGAAGCAAGAATAATAGCATCGTAATCGCCGTTATCCAGTTTGGCTAAACGGGTGTTCACGTTGCCCCGTAAATCACGAATTTGCAGGTCTGGACGGTATTTGCGGATCAGTGCCTGGCGGCGCAGACTGGAGGTGCCGACCACCGCGCCCTGTGGCAGGGCATCAATGGTGTTGTAATGATTGGAGACAAAAGCATCAAACGGATTTTCCCGTTTACAGATAGCATGCAGGCCGAACGCGTCGGGGAAGGCAACAGGAATGTCTTTCATGGAATGCACGGCAATGTCTGCCCGGCCTTCCATCATGGCAATTTCCAGTTCTTTGATAAACAGACCCTTACCGCCGATTTTTGCCAGTGGGGTATCCAGAATTTTATCGCCCTGGGTACTCATAGGCACCAGCTCTACTGTGATGTGCGGATAGTGGCGCTCTAGTTCTGCCTGCACATACTCAGCCTGCCACATCGCCAGCGCGCTTTTGCGGGTTGCAATACGAATGGTACGTTGTTTAGTCATGCTTATTCCTACGCCAGACGCGCCTGTAACCACTGGCTGATAGCCTCAATTTCCTGCATGCACACGCTGTGCTGCATGGTATAAGTTTGCCACTGTGGGGCGTAGCCATTTTTAATCAGTGTATCGCGGGCCATCTGACCCAGCATAACCGGTACCACCGGGTCCTGCTCACCGTGGGCGATAAAAATCGGCACCTGGCGATTGGCTTCACTGGCTTCTGTGGCCAGTAAATCCGGCTCACACATGTAGGTTGAAAGCGCCATGATGCCGCCAATGGCCACATCCAGACGCAAGCCCAGGTGATAGGCAATCACACCACCTTGAGAAAAACCGGCCAGAATAATTTTATCCGGCGCAAAACCGGCTTCTATCTGCATGTCGACTAACTGTTTTATCTGCGCGGCACTTTCCTTTACCCCGGTCACATCTGCCCGGCTGTTAAAATCCAGAGATTTGATGTCATACCAGGCCGGCATCTGCATGCCATTATTAACGGTAACCGCACGGTTAGGTGCATGCGGAAAAATAAATTTCACCGGCAGAGAGTCTGGCAGCTGCAGTTCCGGCACAATGGGCGAAAAACCATGGCCCGAGTCGCCTAGTCCATGCATCCAGATAACACAGGCTTGTGGATTTTCTGCGGTATTTACCTCAACAAAAGGTAAGTGGTTTTGTGACATAACAGTCTCTCTTTGGTAAAGGGGCACGCAGCCATTTAAAAAGTGCCACAATAACAGTCATTACGGCTTAATATGGTTTATGCTACCATTGCAGTTCAAAATGAACACCACCAAAGATTTTACAGCACGGTAACTATGGCCACTCAACTCGGTAATTTATTTATTCTTGCCGCGCCTTCAGGTGCAGGGAAGTCCAGCCTGATCAAAGCGCTGATGGAAAAATTCGATCAGTCAGAAACTTATCCTATGCAGGTCTCTGTGTCGCATACCACCCGTGCACCCCGGCCGGGTGAGGTGGACGGTGTACATTATCACTTTGTGACCCATGAGCAGTTTGAACAGTTGATTGAGCAGGGCGTGTTTTTTGAATATGCAGAGGTGTTTGGTAACTACTATGGCACCTCACGGGTAACCATTGAGCAAACTCTGCATCGCGGTATTGACGTATTTTTGGATATCGACTGGCAGGGCGCCCGTCAGGTGAAAAAACTGCTGCCTGATACCTGTGGTATTTTTATTTTGCCACCGTCAGCAGAAGTGCTTAAAGAGCGGTTGAACAAACGCGGTCAGGACTCAGCCGAGGTGATTGCCTCACGGATGCTCGAGGCGGTGTCTGAGATGTCTCATTATGATGAGTTTGACTATGTGCTGGTCAACGATGATTTTTCAGAAGCGCTGGGCGATCTGGAATCGATCGTCCGGGCGCAGCGTCAGCGCACTGTAAAGCAGCAAATGCGGCATCAGGATCTGATTAGCGATCTGTTGAGCGATCCCGGCGCTGACGAGTGCTAAAAAATGATGTAAAATCGCACAAAGGACTATGACACTAAACGGTTGTGGGGTATACTTCGCGGCCGTTTTTAAAACTCGTAATTTCATTTTTCGGAGATTCCCATGGCTCGCGTAACCGTAGAAGATGCTGTAGATAAAGTTGGTAACCGCTTTGACCTGGTCTTAGTAGCAGCCCGTCGTGCTCGCCAGCTGGCTACCGAAGGCAAAGATGCCATGGTAGACAGAGCAAATGATAAACCAACTGTTACTGCGCTTCGTGAAATCGAAGAAGGCCTGGTAACTCCTGAAACGCTGGAACAAGACGAGATGCGTGATCAGGAACAGCAGGAACGCACAGACTTCTCTTCTGTGGCTAATATTTTGTCTGATCAGTAATCATCAGCGTTAATATAGATCATTGTAAAAACGCCAGTGTCCTGTAACGGGACACTGGCGTTTTGCGTTTTAGGGCGTTTAGTCATTGGCATTGGCTTCAATTGCCCTTATTCTGTCGGTTCATCTTATTTTTACTGGAAGTCTGCAAAAAGCCGTGTATTTATTCGAGGGTTTAAAACAAAAGATCTCTGATTATTTGCCTGTGGATCGGGTGAAGCTGGTTCAGGATGCCTATGTTTTGGCGCATGAGGCGCACGACGGGCAAATGCGATCAAGCGGCGATCCTTACATCACGCACCCTATCGCGGTGGCGGGGATTCTTGCAGATATGCACATGGATCATGAAACGCTGATGGCAGCGTTACTCCATGATGTTATTGAAGATACCCATTATGATCAGGATGACTTAGCGCAGGCTTTTGGTGATACCGTCGCAGAACTGGTCGAAGGTGTGAGCAAGCTGGACAAACTGGCGTTTAGCAGTAAACAGGAAGCTCAAGCCGAAAACTTCCGTAAGATGATGATGGCGATGGTTCAGGATATTCGGGTGATCCTCATCAAGCTGGCTGACCGCACGCATAATATGCGCACGCTGGGCTCACTACGCCCAGACAAACGACGTCGTATCGCGCGGGAAACCCTGGAAATTTATGCGCCGATTGCACATCGTTTAGGTATTCACGATGTGAAGAACGAGCTGGAAGATCTGGGTTTTCAGGCCATGTATCCTATGCGCCACCGGGCCCTCAAGTCAGCGGTAAGACAAGCCCGCGGAAACCGCAAAGAAATTATTGAAAATATTCGCCAGGAGCTGGATACCCGGATTGCCGGATTCAATATTGCAGCTACAGTTATCGGGCGAGAAAAACATCTGTATTCTATTTATCGCAAAATGCGCAACAAAGAACTGATGTTTAACGAAGTTATGGATGTATATGCTTTTCGTGTAGTGGTTGATTCGGTCGATAACTGCTATCGCTCACTGGGTGCAACCCATAGCCTGTACAAACCTATTGAAACCCGCTTTAAAGATTATATTGCGATTCCGCGCACCAATGGTTATCAGTCACTGCATACCTCTTTGATTGGTCCCCATGGTATTCCGGTGGAAGTACAAATCCGCACCCATGCGATGGATCAGATGGCTGATAAAGGCGTGGCTGCGCACTGGATGTATAAAGAGCCGGGTGACAGTGATACCACCGCTCAGTTGCGGGCCCGCAAATGGATGCAAACCTTGCTGGAGTTACAGCAAAGTGCCAGCTCGTCGTTTGAATTTATTGAGTCGGTAAAAACCGATCTCTTCCCGGATGAAATTTATGTGTTTACCCCTGATGGCAGAATCATCGAATTGCCAATGGGTGCCACCGCGGTAGATTTTGCCTATGCGGTGCATTCGGATATCGGTAACACCTGCGTGGGCGTGCGGGTGGAACGGCGTAACTATTCGTTGAGTAAACCATTAGAAAATGGCCAGACGGTGGAAATTATCACCTCACCCAAAGCCAAGCCCAATGCTAACTGGCTTAACTTTGTAGTCAGTGCCCGCGCCCGTACCCGCATTCGCCAGTATCTGCGCCGCCAGCATTCCCAGGAAGCGGTAAATATGGGTAACCGGTTGTTACGTCACGCACTGGGCAGTGTGAAACTGGATGATATCAGTGCGCAGGATATTGATCGTGTGGTGGCTGAAACTAAACACCAGACCTTTGATGACTTACTGGTAGATATTGGCCTGGGTAACGAGCTTAGCGCCATTGTTGCCCGCCGCTTACTGGGTGAAAGTGGCGAGCTACCAGAGAAAAAAGGTAATGTGGCCATACGCGGTACCGAAGGTCTGCTGGTGCATTACGCGCGATGCTGTCATCCGATACCGGATGACGAAATTGTGGCGGTATTGTCACCGGGACGGGGTATGACAATCCATCAGACCGGTTGCAACAACATTCGTAAGCTGACCCGCGAAGAGCCGCAACGTGTGCTGCCCATGCAGTGGGATGACCGCCCGCAGGGTGAGTTTAAAGCGTCACTGCGTATAGAGCTTTACAATCATCAGGGCACACTGGCTACCCTGACCAACACGATTTCTGGCTGTGACTCGAATATTGTGGGTCTGCAGACAGAAGAAAAAGAAAGTAATATCTATTTCATTGATATTGAGCTGACCACGCATAACCGTATTCATCTGGCCCGTATCATGAAAAAGATCAGGACAATGCCTGAAGTACAGAAAGTTTCAAGACACAGTCAGTCAAGGCATTAATTCATCATCAATTACAGGACTCATTCATGTCTAAATCGATTATTCAGACCGATAAGGCACCACAAGCCATTGGCACCTACAGCCAGGCAGTAAAAGCAGGCACAACCGTTTATCTTTCTGGCCAGATTCCGCTGGTAGCAGAGACCATGGAAATGGTGTCTGACGACTTTGAAGCTCAGGCCCGGCAGGTATTTGAGAATGTGAAAGCAGTCTGTGAAGCTGCTGGCGGCAATATGAACGACCTGGTAAAAGTAAATATCTACCTGCTGGATCTAGCCCACTTTGCCAAAGTGAATGAAATCATGAGCAGCTATTTCAATCAGCCTTATCCGGCGCGTGCCGCTATCGGTGTTAAAGAGTTACCCAAAGGTGCTCAGATTGAAATTGACGGCGTCATGGAACTGCCAGAGTAAAAGGCATATCTGCCTGACCCCTCAACGGTTTGAACGGATCAGGCAAATGCTGCATGCCAGGCAAACGGACTTAACCGTTTGTCTGGAAAATGTGCATAAAGCACATAATGTGGCCGCTATCATGCGTACCTGTGATGCCGTTGGTGTGCACCGTCTGCACTGTGTATAGGAGCAGGAACAGCGCATTCGTCGCGATACCTCGGTTGGCGCCCAGCAGTGGGTGGAAACTCGCCATCATAAATCCATTGAAGATACCGTTACTACGCTTCGGCAAACCGGAATGCAAATTCTGGTCACCCATTTTTCCTCTCACGCCTGCGATCTTCGTCAGCTTGATTATGGCCGGTCAGTAAGATCATCCATAGTTAGATGAGGCCACCTGTCAGCGCATTTTGTTTGAGCTGGGCTAGCTACGTTTAAAAAACATCTGTATTAAAAAAGAAACTGGTCTATCCGGCAGTCGATGATACCGGCGCTATTGTGGCGAATAAGGATGGGGGGAGTCAGATTCGGGCGCACTAGCAGGATTTGTTGAAAAACAGGTCAAAAGATCAGGCTTTGAGCGGATTTTTATGAGGTTTCTCGCCATCAGTGCCGGTTTATCTTACACTCGCTAACTACAGTAACAGACAGGGCTTTTTGTCATATTATGGAGTCTTTGGCTCATACACCGGTTACGGCGCTTAAAGGCGTTGGGGCCAAGGTGGCTGAGAAACTTGCCAAGATTGGCTTAAATACCATTCAGGATATTTTATTTCACCTGCCTTCACGCTATGAAGATCGCACCCGTATTTATGCGATTGATGCCTGCCGGCCGTTTTCCCATGTCAGTATTCAGGGTGAGGTCAAATCAGCAGATATCCAGTATGGTAAAAAACGTATGCTGGTTGTTAAGGTCAGCGATGGTACCGGTACTATTACCCTGCGCTTTTTTCACTTTGGCGCGGTGCAGCGCACCATGCTCACCCCGGGCAACCAGGTTCAGTGTTTTGGAGAAATCAGAACCGGCAAATTCGGCCTGGAAATGATGCATCCCGAATTTAAGCTTATCGATGAAGACACTGAAGAGACAGAGCCAACTCTGACCCCGGTTTATCCCACCACCGAGGGCGTTAAGCAGTTAACCCTGCGGAACATGACCGAACAGGCGCTGGTCATGCTGGACAAAGGGGCGCTGGCCGATCTATTACCCGATGGCATGTACAGCCAGCAGGTTTCGCTCAAGGACGCGCTGCATCTGGTACACCGGCCACCGCCCGATGCCGGTCTGACCTTACTTGAGGAAGGGCGACATCCGTCACAGCAGCGGCTGATTCTTGAAGAGCTTCTGGCCCATCATTTAAGTGTGTTAAAAGTACGTCAGCTCACCGACGAGCAACCGGGCATCGCAATCACAGTCAACCATGAGCTGACCGGGCAACTGCTGGAGCAGCTTCCCTTTGAGCCTACTGGTGCACAGCAGCGCGTTGTGGCCGACATTCAAAAAGACATGCAGCGCAGCCGCCCAATGATGCGACTGGTTCAGGGTGATGTTGGCTCAGGAAAAACCCTGGTGGCTGCCCTGGCCGCCTTATCCGCGATAGGTGCTGGCCATCAGGTGGCCTTGATGGCTCCCACAGAATTGCTGGCTGAACAGCATGCCAATAATTTTCGCGACTGGCTTTCGCCGCTGGGCATTGAAGTGGGCTGGCTGGCCGGTAAGCTTAAGGGTAAAGCCCGCCAACAGGTTCTCGAAGAGTTGGTCAGCGGCAATATACAGATGCTGGTCGGCACGCATGCGATTTTCCAGGAAAATGTGCATTATCAGCAACTGGCACTGGTCATTGTGGATGAACAGCACCGTTTTGGTGTGCATCAACGTCTGGCCCTGCGCGAAAAAGGCGAGGTGCAGGGACGTTTTCCCCATCAGTTGATCATGACCGCCACCCCCATTCCACGAACCCTGGCGATGACAGCCTATGCTGACCTGGACACCTCAGTCATTGATGAACTGCCTCCGGGACGTTCGCCGGTGACAACAGTGGTGATTCCCGATACCCGCCGCGATGATGTCATAGCCAGAGTGTATGATGCCTGTAAAACTCATGGCCGGCAGGCATACTGGGTCTGTACCCTGATTGATGAGTCAGAGGTGTTGCAGTGTCAGGCCGCAGAAGATGCGGCTGTGACCCTGCGCACGGCATTACCTGAACTGAAAGTCGGGCTGGTCCATGGCCGTTTGAAAGCGGCTGAAAAAGCCGATGTGATGCAACAGTTTAAGCAGGGTGAACTGGATTTGCTGGTTGCCACCACAGTGATTGAAGTGGGCGTGGATGTGCCTAATGCCAGTATTATGATTATAGAAAACCCGGAACGACTGGGCCTGGCCCAGCTACACCAGCTACGGGGCCGCGTGGGCCGGGGCGCGGTGGAAAGCCAGTGTGTACTGCTTTACCAAAGCCCGCTGTCAAAGACCGCCACGCAGCGACTGGGAGTATTACGCGAGTCCAGCGATGGTTTTTATATTGCCCAGCGGGACCTGGAAATTCGGGGGCCCGGTGAATTGATGGGTACGCGACAGACTGGCGTAGCAGAACTTCGCATTGCAGATTTAATTCGCGATGCCCAACTAATTCCACAGGTTCAGGATATTGCTGAGCGGTTATGGCAGGAGTATCCCAGCCATGCTCAGGCAATCATAAACCGCTGGATTGGCTATAAGGAACAATATGGACACGCCTGATATTGTACCGGTATTTATTGCCGGTGCGGCCAGTGACGATGATTGTGCTCAGGCACACCGCATTGCCCA contains:
- a CDS encoding heme biosynthesis HemY N-terminal domain-containing protein translates to MRRLIVLILLIAAALAALLVAPQVIGEKGYVLISMGSTVIEMTVVSLVICIVLGLLGLWFVWRIVSWLKGVFTGSRQWFGSRSKRKRQRYYYKGIQAFAAGNLEEANKAFGHALDGEFEGTNLLLQAQVNNELGNWERTEQLLNHAADYEQARVAARVMQARMLVAQNKPQQALEALNQLGEEDSKARSVVALKAECLAQTGQWQQIQHELPHWRRVLKKDAVPLAQRAAKGKFAEVASKQGANALKQYWQELPRKQRNDIAFQAAYVDQLIEQGMHHDAQDCLVDWQKDGLKDELVPMLRRLRMPNPAPAIQLMEKAIKQDSMNPQYYSVLGQLAFNAGDLSLAERALMKAIKLKEDPADLMLLAEVSERQNDNSKALAFYKQGMSAVS
- a CDS encoding uroporphyrinogen-III C-methyltransferase gives rise to the protein MADNDKQPTEQSADKPATTKAAAPAKKTSSASGKSTGSAPKAAATPPPVPKQKSNALLWVVVLITLLLVIALGAAGYWLWYKKGDNSAQLTAQQEQQTTELARIEQENGQLQQQLAQLDRSRQELADMVSQLADKTTQLQRQNQQTLSQLNNIEGRRPSDWLLAEADYLVRMAGRKVWLEQDLRTAVMLLENADSRLSELADPSVLPIRELIAKDIQALRQVNQVSSTSVALKLSALLAQVDKLALDTFEEPQASESQALSDSVDDWQANLARVWDNIVDDFISVSRTEKPIEPVMTQQEQWLNREQLKLQLMQAQSAAAGAQDELYKASLRHAMEQIAQNFDGENAAVRGFSQTLEQLAQQDMSQELPDELGSAAPLQRLLEKRVEGAFGNQGAGGL
- a CDS encoding uroporphyrinogen-III synthase translates to MYLLTRPIPGIWASQAAFARQGLNVCVLGLIDIEIVAGGVSELAVYLHNYTPDRVIITSKYAVQACAALLQSLSGHISILAVGTGTATALASLGLNAVVPKTPTSEGLLALPQLKDAKRKQIVIIKGAAGRTTLSEQLTERGARVNTVAVYRRTYPAHTEQTNQWQWPDVQGIIATSEEMSERLFTHLDNTQLRSRPWLTVSQRVATYIRQQGVQSVNVVNGASDAQLSQWIKENWE
- the hemC gene encoding hydroxymethylbilane synthase, encoding MTKQRTIRIATRKSALAMWQAEYVQAELERHYPHITVELVPMSTQGDKILDTPLAKIGGKGLFIKELEIAMMEGRADIAVHSMKDIPVAFPDAFGLHAICKRENPFDAFVSNHYNTIDALPQGAVVGTSSLRRQALIRKYRPDLQIRDLRGNVNTRLAKLDNGDYDAIILASAGLIRLGMQDRIVQQLPPEVSLPAVGQGAVGIECRNDDAELIELLSALNDPHTHCRVTAERAMNARLEGGCQVPIGSFATLDNGVITITGMVGQPDGSVLLYASATGDASRAAELGVEVADNLLEQGAGEILASLYE
- a CDS encoding alpha/beta hydrolase; amino-acid sequence: MSQNHLPFVEVNTAENPQACVIWMHGLGDSGHGFSPIVPELQLPDSLPVKFIFPHAPNRAVTVNNGMQMPAWYDIKSLDFNSRADVTGVKESAAQIKQLVDMQIEAGFAPDKIILAGFSQGGVIAYHLGLRLDVAIGGIMALSTYMCEPDLLATEASEANRQVPIFIAHGEQDPVVPVMLGQMARDTLIKNGYAPQWQTYTMQHSVCMQEIEAISQWLQARLA
- the gmk gene encoding guanylate kinase — encoded protein: MATQLGNLFILAAPSGAGKSSLIKALMEKFDQSETYPMQVSVSHTTRAPRPGEVDGVHYHFVTHEQFEQLIEQGVFFEYAEVFGNYYGTSRVTIEQTLHRGIDVFLDIDWQGARQVKKLLPDTCGIFILPPSAEVLKERLNKRGQDSAEVIASRMLEAVSEMSHYDEFDYVLVNDDFSEALGDLESIVRAQRQRTVKQQMRHQDLISDLLSDPGADEC
- the rpoZ gene encoding DNA-directed RNA polymerase subunit omega, with translation MARVTVEDAVDKVGNRFDLVLVAARRARQLATEGKDAMVDRANDKPTVTALREIEEGLVTPETLEQDEMRDQEQQERTDFSSVANILSDQ
- the spoT gene encoding bifunctional GTP diphosphokinase/guanosine-3',5'-bis pyrophosphate 3'-pyrophosphohydrolase, whose product is MYLFEGLKQKISDYLPVDRVKLVQDAYVLAHEAHDGQMRSSGDPYITHPIAVAGILADMHMDHETLMAALLHDVIEDTHYDQDDLAQAFGDTVAELVEGVSKLDKLAFSSKQEAQAENFRKMMMAMVQDIRVILIKLADRTHNMRTLGSLRPDKRRRIARETLEIYAPIAHRLGIHDVKNELEDLGFQAMYPMRHRALKSAVRQARGNRKEIIENIRQELDTRIAGFNIAATVIGREKHLYSIYRKMRNKELMFNEVMDVYAFRVVVDSVDNCYRSLGATHSLYKPIETRFKDYIAIPRTNGYQSLHTSLIGPHGIPVEVQIRTHAMDQMADKGVAAHWMYKEPGDSDTTAQLRARKWMQTLLELQQSASSSFEFIESVKTDLFPDEIYVFTPDGRIIELPMGATAVDFAYAVHSDIGNTCVGVRVERRNYSLSKPLENGQTVEIITSPKAKPNANWLNFVVSARARTRIRQYLRRQHSQEAVNMGNRLLRHALGSVKLDDISAQDIDRVVAETKHQTFDDLLVDIGLGNELSAIVARRLLGESGELPEKKGNVAIRGTEGLLVHYARCCHPIPDDEIVAVLSPGRGMTIHQTGCNNIRKLTREEPQRVLPMQWDDRPQGEFKASLRIELYNHQGTLATLTNTISGCDSNIVGLQTEEKESNIYFIDIELTTHNRIHLARIMKKIRTMPEVQKVSRHSQSRH
- a CDS encoding RidA family protein, which produces MSKSIIQTDKAPQAIGTYSQAVKAGTTVYLSGQIPLVAETMEMVSDDFEAQARQVFENVKAVCEAAGGNMNDLVKVNIYLLDLAHFAKVNEIMSSYFNQPYPARAAIGVKELPKGAQIEIDGVMELPE
- the recG gene encoding ATP-dependent DNA helicase RecG — translated: MESLAHTPVTALKGVGAKVAEKLAKIGLNTIQDILFHLPSRYEDRTRIYAIDACRPFSHVSIQGEVKSADIQYGKKRMLVVKVSDGTGTITLRFFHFGAVQRTMLTPGNQVQCFGEIRTGKFGLEMMHPEFKLIDEDTEETEPTLTPVYPTTEGVKQLTLRNMTEQALVMLDKGALADLLPDGMYSQQVSLKDALHLVHRPPPDAGLTLLEEGRHPSQQRLILEELLAHHLSVLKVRQLTDEQPGIAITVNHELTGQLLEQLPFEPTGAQQRVVADIQKDMQRSRPMMRLVQGDVGSGKTLVAALAALSAIGAGHQVALMAPTELLAEQHANNFRDWLSPLGIEVGWLAGKLKGKARQQVLEELVSGNIQMLVGTHAIFQENVHYQQLALVIVDEQHRFGVHQRLALREKGEVQGRFPHQLIMTATPIPRTLAMTAYADLDTSVIDELPPGRSPVTTVVIPDTRRDDVIARVYDACKTHGRQAYWVCTLIDESEVLQCQAAEDAAVTLRTALPELKVGLVHGRLKAAEKADVMQQFKQGELDLLVATTVIEVGVDVPNASIMIIENPERLGLAQLHQLRGRVGRGAVESQCVLLYQSPLSKTATQRLGVLRESSDGFYIAQRDLEIRGPGELMGTRQTGVAELRIADLIRDAQLIPQVQDIAERLWQEYPSHAQAIINRWIGYKEQYGHA